A region of Gemmatimonadaceae bacterium DNA encodes the following proteins:
- a CDS encoding HAD family phosphatase, whose protein sequence is MPALVEGLQGVIFDCDGVLVDSERITNRVWAGLLTNIGLPTTTEQSLATYMGNSMARCLEIVAERLGRTPPDTLLPDFHRLTAIALANEVVAVPGIVALLDTLDAAGIPYAVASNGEQAKMSTTLGTTGLAPRFEGRRFSSLEVGRPKPAPDVFLHAARALHLDPACTVVVEDSVLGVQGAAAAGMRVIGYAELASPDMLRAAGAHAIVHHLDEVAALLAIA, encoded by the coding sequence ATGCCGGCACTCGTCGAAGGGCTGCAGGGCGTCATCTTCGATTGCGATGGCGTCCTGGTGGACAGTGAGCGCATCACCAATCGCGTCTGGGCCGGTCTGCTGACCAACATCGGCTTGCCCACGACCACCGAGCAGTCGCTCGCGACGTACATGGGCAACTCGATGGCGCGCTGTCTGGAGATCGTCGCCGAACGCCTGGGGCGTACGCCCCCCGACACGCTGCTCCCCGACTTTCATCGGCTTACCGCCATCGCGCTCGCCAACGAAGTCGTAGCAGTGCCGGGCATCGTCGCGCTGCTCGATACGCTCGACGCGGCGGGCATCCCCTACGCGGTGGCATCGAACGGTGAGCAGGCCAAGATGAGCACCACCCTCGGCACCACGGGACTGGCCCCGCGCTTCGAAGGGCGCCGCTTCTCCAGTCTCGAGGTGGGCCGCCCCAAGCCGGCGCCGGATGTGTTTCTGCATGCAGCCCGCGCGCTGCACCTCGATCCGGCATGCACCGTCGTCGTCGAAGACAGTGTGCTGGGCGTGCAGGGTGCCGCCGCCGCCGGGATGCGCGTGATCGGATACGCTGAGCTTGCTTCGCCGGACATGCTGCGCGCCGCCGGGGCGCATGCCATCGTGCATCATCTGGATGAGGTCGCTGCGCTGCTCGCGATCGCGTAA
- the argH gene encoding argininosuccinate lyase — translation MSNDPNTHKLWGGRFASGPHPLLDAINRSIGTDFRLWPHDVRLSQAWALALGEAGVLTREESDALRQGLERVAQRIADGAQPVATDEDIHTMIDRLLHEEAGTVASKLHTGRSRNDQVATGTRLWTMDALRKLDGAIRELQRALLTQAESIADAILPAYTHLQRAQPVSGAHWLLAHFWPLDRDRTRLTNAARGAATLPLGSGAIAGSAFPVSRVLLKEELGFHAISPNSIDATGDRDFVAEAVFVCTMIAVHCSRIAEDLIIYGSGEFGFVKFGDGFSTGSSMMPQKRNPDVFELARGSGARVLGDLVSILGTIKGLPSGYSKDLQDDKRALFNAVDLLNLVLPAMAGAVSELRFDRARMRAAVSSAMMATDLADYLVKKGATFREAHGAVGSLVRQAEEANIEMTELPADAFTKAHALFGSDARDALGAEASLAARNIAGGTGPEAVRAQIEQARASLGSAPPALGNAPDLRDTPHA, via the coding sequence ATGTCCAACGATCCCAACACGCACAAGCTCTGGGGCGGCCGCTTCGCCAGCGGTCCCCATCCGCTCCTCGACGCCATCAATCGCAGCATCGGCACCGACTTCCGCCTCTGGCCGCATGACGTGCGGCTCTCGCAGGCGTGGGCGCTCGCGTTGGGCGAGGCGGGAGTCCTGACGCGCGAGGAGAGCGACGCGCTGCGGCAGGGGCTCGAGCGGGTCGCGCAGCGCATCGCCGACGGGGCGCAGCCGGTGGCGACGGACGAGGACATTCATACCATGATCGACCGCCTGCTCCATGAGGAGGCGGGGACCGTCGCGAGCAAGCTGCACACCGGACGCTCGCGCAACGATCAGGTGGCGACCGGCACGCGGCTCTGGACGATGGACGCGCTCCGCAAGCTCGATGGCGCCATTCGCGAACTGCAGCGCGCGCTGCTCACGCAGGCCGAGTCGATCGCCGATGCCATTCTCCCGGCGTACACGCATCTGCAGCGCGCCCAGCCCGTGAGTGGCGCGCACTGGTTGCTCGCGCACTTCTGGCCGCTCGATCGCGATCGCACGCGGCTCACCAACGCGGCGCGCGGGGCGGCCACGTTGCCGCTGGGGTCGGGCGCCATTGCCGGCTCGGCGTTCCCCGTCTCGCGCGTGCTGCTCAAGGAAGAGCTGGGCTTCCATGCGATCTCGCCCAACTCCATCGACGCCACTGGTGACCGCGACTTCGTGGCCGAAGCGGTCTTCGTGTGCACCATGATCGCCGTGCACTGCTCGCGCATCGCCGAAGATCTCATCATCTACGGCTCGGGCGAGTTCGGCTTCGTGAAGTTCGGCGACGGCTTCTCCACCGGCAGCAGCATGATGCCGCAGAAGCGCAATCCCGATGTCTTCGAACTCGCGCGCGGCAGCGGCGCGCGCGTCCTTGGTGATCTCGTGTCGATCCTCGGCACCATCAAGGGGCTGCCGAGCGGCTACAGCAAGGATCTGCAGGACGACAAGCGTGCGCTCTTCAATGCGGTCGATCTGCTCAACCTCGTGCTGCCGGCGATGGCCGGCGCGGTGAGTGAGCTGCGCTTCGATCGGGCCAGGATGCGCGCGGCGGTGTCGAGCGCCATGATGGCGACCGATCTGGCCGACTATCTCGTGAAGAAGGGTGCCACCTTCCGCGAAGCGCACGGCGCGGTGGGCTCGCTCGTGCGGCAGGCCGAAGAAGCGAACATCGAGATGACGGAGCTGCCCGCCGACGCGTTCACCAAGGCGCATGCGCTCTTTGGCAGCGATGCGCGCGATGCGCTGGGCGCCGAGGCGAGCCTCGCGGCGCGCAACATCGCCGGTGGCACCGGGCCGGAGGCGGTCCGCGCGCAGATCGAGCAGGCGCGCGCGAGCCTGGGCAGTGCGCCGCCGGCGCTGGGCAACGCGCCCGATCTGCGCGACACGCCCCACGCGTAA
- the argR gene encoding arginine repressor, producing the protein MSDKQERHHAIRDVISTHAVASQEALRQQLHRRGWDVTQSTLSRDLRELRVARIPDGHGGARYAFPENGTSDVALARLERMLPELLVGVEGVQVLVVARTMKSGAQPVAEVLDQLEWPDVAGTIAGDDTVLIICRSTDGRERVVRKLKAYIER; encoded by the coding sequence GTGTCCGACAAACAGGAACGCCACCACGCCATCCGCGACGTCATCTCGACGCACGCCGTGGCGAGCCAGGAGGCGCTGCGCCAGCAGCTCCACCGACGCGGCTGGGACGTCACGCAGAGCACCCTCTCCCGCGACCTCCGCGAACTGCGCGTCGCCCGCATCCCCGACGGCCACGGCGGCGCGCGCTACGCCTTCCCCGAGAACGGCACCAGCGATGTCGCGCTCGCGAGGCTTGAGCGCATGCTCCCCGAACTCCTCGTCGGCGTGGAGGGCGTGCAGGTGCTCGTGGTGGCCCGCACGATGAAAAGCGGGGCCCAACCGGTCGCCGAAGTGCTCGATCAGCTCGAGTGGCCCGATGTGGCGGGCACGATCGCGGGCGATGACACGGTGCTCATTATCTGCCGGTCGACGGATGGGAGAGAGCGGGTGGTGCGGAAGCTGAAGGCGTATATCGAGCGTTGA
- the argC gene encoding N-acetyl-gamma-glutamyl-phosphate reductase, with amino-acid sequence MPESAPSPRYRVGVLGASGYSGRELCTLIAGHPQLELAFATANTQRGGTLRVRAAGVMHDIPLIAPEAADLAGVDLVFAALPHGASAEWVAKVIAAGSRVVDLSSDLRPGHGGVSHALPEGVPADAPYGMPELFREQVVGARVVANPGCYATSILVALAPLAKAGLIAPGATVNIAASSGVSGAGASPKLELLFAEITEDFRAYGVGNAHRHLFEMRDTLAKLGADCDLLFTPHLLPVDRGILSTITVPLTRPLADALEPYRAAYADEPFVELTTALPALADVQHRNVVRIGAVLPTGMRQPTLLVFSAIDNLVKGAAGQAVQNANLMLGLPETAGLQQ; translated from the coding sequence GTGCCCGAATCCGCCCCATCGCCCCGCTATCGCGTGGGGGTGCTGGGCGCGTCCGGCTATTCCGGCCGCGAGCTGTGCACCCTGATCGCGGGGCATCCGCAGCTCGAGCTGGCCTTCGCCACCGCCAACACCCAGCGCGGTGGTACGCTGCGGGTGCGGGCGGCGGGCGTCATGCATGACATCCCGCTGATTGCCCCCGAAGCCGCCGATCTCGCGGGGGTCGATCTGGTCTTCGCGGCGCTGCCGCATGGGGCGAGCGCGGAGTGGGTCGCCAAGGTCATCGCGGCCGGCTCGCGGGTGGTGGACCTCTCGAGCGATCTGCGCCCCGGGCACGGCGGCGTGTCGCATGCTCTGCCTGAGGGTGTGCCGGCCGACGCTCCCTATGGAATGCCGGAGCTCTTCCGCGAGCAGGTGGTGGGCGCGCGCGTGGTGGCCAACCCGGGGTGCTATGCCACGAGCATCCTCGTGGCCCTCGCGCCGCTCGCCAAGGCGGGGCTCATCGCGCCGGGCGCCACGGTGAACATCGCGGCGAGCAGCGGCGTGAGTGGCGCCGGCGCGAGCCCCAAGCTCGAGCTGCTCTTCGCCGAGATCACCGAAGACTTCCGTGCGTACGGCGTGGGGAACGCGCATCGCCATCTGTTCGAGATGCGCGATACGCTGGCCAAGCTGGGCGCCGACTGCGATCTGCTCTTCACGCCGCATCTGCTGCCGGTGGATCGTGGCATCCTGAGCACGATCACGGTGCCGCTCACGCGCCCGCTCGCCGATGCGCTCGAGCCCTATCGCGCGGCGTATGCCGATGAGCCCTTCGTGGAGCTCACCACCGCGCTGCCGGCGCTGGCCGACGTGCAGCATCGCAATGTGGTGCGCATCGGGGCGGTGCTCCCCACCGGCATGCGGCAGCCCACGCTGCTGGTGTTCAGCGCGATAGACAATCTGGTGAAGGGCGCCGCCGGGCAGGCGGTGCAGAACGCCAACCTGATGCTTGGTCTCCCCGAGACCGCGGGACTCCAGCAGTGA
- the argB gene encoding acetylglutamate kinase gives MIALSSAPKIVVKLGGRTQNDPALPAALAQLWKATAQRAVVVHGGGDQISALQRLRGEEPVFIGGRRVTTDTALELVRMVLSGLANKQLVSALVAQGAPAVGISGEDAGLLRATPIDQATFGWSGTPQAVDPRVAQALLAAGFYPVISPVAAREDATLSGAYNVNGDDAAAAIAAALGADELFLMADVPGVLDAEKALIPQLTLDEAREMVASGVAGGGMAAKLDACATALAGGVSRVRIGDLAALTVPEAGTHLIASRSR, from the coding sequence ATGATCGCGTTGAGCTCGGCCCCCAAGATCGTCGTCAAGCTCGGCGGGCGTACGCAGAACGATCCGGCGCTCCCCGCCGCGCTCGCGCAGCTGTGGAAGGCTACGGCGCAGCGCGCGGTGGTCGTGCATGGCGGTGGCGATCAGATCAGCGCGCTGCAGCGGCTGCGCGGCGAAGAGCCGGTGTTCATTGGCGGCCGCCGCGTCACCACCGATACGGCGCTCGAGCTGGTGCGCATGGTGCTGAGCGGGCTCGCCAACAAGCAGCTCGTGTCGGCGCTGGTGGCGCAGGGTGCGCCGGCGGTGGGGATCAGCGGCGAGGACGCCGGTCTGCTGCGCGCGACGCCGATTGATCAGGCCACCTTTGGCTGGTCGGGCACTCCACAGGCGGTCGATCCGCGGGTGGCGCAGGCGTTGCTGGCGGCGGGGTTCTATCCGGTGATCTCGCCGGTGGCCGCGCGCGAAGATGCCACGCTGAGCGGTGCGTACAACGTGAACGGTGACGACGCCGCGGCGGCGATTGCTGCGGCGCTCGGCGCCGACGAACTGTTTCTGATGGCCGATGTGCCCGGTGTGCTCGATGCGGAGAAGGCGCTCATTCCGCAGCTCACGCTCGACGAGGCCCGGGAGATGGTGGCCAGTGGAGTGGCTGGTGGCGGCATGGCCGCCAAGTTGGACGCCTGCGCCACGGCGCTGGCGGGTGGGGTGTCTCGCGTGCGGATCGGAGATCTCGCCGCACTCACGGTCCCCGAGGCGGGGACTCATTTGATCGCTTCTCGTTCCAGGTAG
- a CDS encoding acetylornithine/succinylornithine family transaminase — MTSPASTTAFTPTAPAAATTPATLPAILGTYKRQAPLFVRGEGVYMYDESGKAYLDFVAGIAVSSLGHADAGVMNALQEAMATGLIHTSNLYRTAPGEALAQWLVSHSFASSVFFANSGAEANEGAFKFARRWARSTGHESKHEIIAVRGSFHGRMPGTLAATDRPSYRLPFRPLMGGVRIVERDLTELRAVLDPETAAAVIVEPIQGEGGVRVLDPEFLRGLRKLTQERNVLLILDEIQCGLGRTGSFFAYEQLGFEPDLLTIAKPLANGLPMGAILVNDAVARVMQPGDHGTTFGGGPLLAHVAHHVVQRLSEPALLQHVRETGAWFGAQLEAIAARTGAVRQVRGTGLMWGMDVHEPAAAIIGRAFERGLLMVSAGEHTLRFLPPLVITKDELAKGLEILEAALKA; from the coding sequence ATGACTTCGCCCGCTTCCACGACCGCGTTCACGCCCACGGCTCCGGCCGCCGCGACGACGCCGGCCACGCTGCCCGCCATTCTGGGCACGTACAAGCGACAGGCGCCGCTCTTCGTGCGAGGCGAGGGCGTCTATATGTACGACGAATCGGGGAAGGCGTATCTCGACTTCGTCGCCGGCATCGCCGTCTCGAGCCTGGGGCACGCCGACGCGGGGGTGATGAACGCCCTGCAGGAAGCGATGGCCACGGGGCTCATCCACACCTCGAACCTGTATCGCACGGCGCCGGGCGAGGCGCTGGCGCAGTGGCTGGTGAGCCACTCGTTCGCGTCGAGCGTGTTCTTCGCCAACTCGGGCGCCGAGGCCAACGAAGGCGCCTTCAAGTTCGCCCGCCGCTGGGCGCGCAGCACAGGGCACGAGTCGAAGCACGAGATCATCGCCGTGCGTGGCTCGTTCCACGGCCGCATGCCAGGCACGCTCGCGGCCACCGACCGCCCGAGCTATCGCCTGCCGTTCCGCCCGCTCATGGGCGGTGTGCGCATCGTGGAACGGGACCTGACCGAACTGCGCGCGGTGCTCGACCCGGAGACGGCGGCGGCGGTGATCGTCGAGCCGATCCAGGGCGAAGGCGGCGTGCGTGTCCTGGATCCGGAATTCCTGCGCGGCCTGCGCAAGCTCACGCAGGAGCGGAACGTGCTCCTCATTCTCGACGAGATCCAGTGCGGGCTCGGCCGCACGGGCTCGTTCTTCGCCTACGAGCAGCTGGGCTTCGAACCGGATCTGCTCACGATCGCCAAGCCGCTCGCGAACGGCCTGCCGATGGGCGCGATCCTGGTGAACGACGCCGTGGCGCGTGTGATGCAGCCGGGCGATCACGGGACGACGTTCGGCGGCGGCCCGCTGCTCGCGCACGTGGCGCACCACGTGGTGCAGCGCCTGAGCGAGCCGGCGCTGCTGCAGCACGTCCGCGAGACGGGCGCGTGGTTCGGCGCGCAGCTCGAGGCGATCGCGGCGCGCACCGGCGCGGTGCGTCAGGTGCGCGGCACGGGGCTCATGTGGGGCATGGACGTCCACGAGCCGGCGGCGGCGATCATCGGCCGCGCCTTCGAGCGCGGGCTGCTGATGGTGAGCGCGGGTGAGCACACGCTCCGCTTCCTGCCGCCGCTCGTCATCACGAAGGACGAACTCGCGAAGGGGCTCGAGATTCTCGAGGCGGCGCTCAAGGCGTAA